The Gemmatimonadaceae bacterium genome contains a region encoding:
- a CDS encoding zf-HC2 domain-containing protein — MSATDTGLDTVIAGVRCRDVLADLSEFLDGQLSSERVATLRAHLAACDRCARFGGDVSAALGALRANLRVPPPLAPEQTAQLRTSLRQAQSA; from the coding sequence ATGTCAGCCACTGACACAGGACTCGACACCGTGATTGCCGGCGTGCGCTGTCGCGATGTGTTGGCCGATCTGTCGGAGTTTCTGGACGGGCAGCTGTCGAGCGAGCGGGTGGCAACACTCCGCGCGCACTTGGCGGCGTGTGATCGGTGTGCGCGCTTTGGCGGCGACGTGTCCGCCGCATTGGGGGCCCTGCGCGCGAACCTGCGTGTGCCGCCGCCGTTGGCACCGGAACAGACCGCGCAGCTCCGCACGTCGCTGCGGCAGGCGCAGTCGGCGTAG
- a CDS encoding nuclear transport factor 2 family protein, translated as MRIRNVVVLVAFAVLGTSGWTYANAAAKGLKADDLVEIQQLYAKYNWTIDAGDSEGYASTFTPDGVFNANVGHDAIVKFSDGFHAGLGARVRHWNTNLMITPTPTGASGQVYLVLVDFSTKPPSILTSASYTDELVKTDQGWRFKKRTTKGDVAPPAKPQ; from the coding sequence ATGCGCATTCGAAACGTCGTGGTCCTTGTGGCATTCGCTGTCCTCGGCACCAGCGGTTGGACCTACGCGAACGCCGCAGCGAAAGGCCTCAAGGCCGACGACCTGGTCGAGATTCAGCAGCTGTATGCGAAGTACAACTGGACCATCGATGCCGGTGACTCGGAGGGCTATGCGTCCACGTTTACACCGGACGGCGTGTTCAACGCCAACGTCGGTCACGACGCGATCGTGAAGTTTTCCGATGGGTTCCATGCCGGGCTCGGCGCGCGGGTGCGTCACTGGAACACCAATCTCATGATCACGCCCACGCCAACTGGCGCCAGCGGCCAGGTCTATCTGGTGCTGGTGGACTTCTCCACCAAACCGCCTTCGATTCTCACGTCGGCCAGCTATACCGACGAGTTGGTGAAAACCGACCAAGGGTGGCGCTTCAAGAAGCGCACCACCAAGGGTGATGTGGCACCGCCGGCCAAGCCACAGTAA
- a CDS encoding PQQ-binding-like beta-propeller repeat protein — protein MRVSLSYPTIVLWFAVYAMPASGAAQDTLQNPRRAEAERTFATVCAECHSESQSGRTPSRFSMSGLSPRAIVDALENGPMKSQGESLTRDQRVAVAEYISGRPYARAELPAQAWCAQRGPATLNLKAIAWMGFGGGLAGTGFQSTARAGLTAADVPNLTLAWAFAFPDAVNVRTKPTVVGDVMLVGGSFGEVYALDAQKGCVRWSYEADAGVRGAILVGAGKSDRAIAYFVDFRTNAYALDVAAGTLLWKTRVGRHPEANTTGTAVLHAGQLIVPISSMEVVTAGNPAYECCTSSGAVASLNAATGAVTWYYRVTADSAREVGKNAAGTAMFAPSGAPVWASPTVDAKRGLVYVGTGENYTRPTTATSDAILALRLDNGALAWSFQASRDDAFTMACSGLRNRENCPSPPGPDHDFGMSPILATRADGKEILVVGQKSGVVFALDPDAKGAPLWSTRVGKGSALGGIHWGMATDSRYVYAANADRASAVVVKDTVSLAPSPGLYALDLVTGKSVWARVTACSLHRSSRLFCGEFGRAHGDSRCGLRGWSRRPYPRACNRRRSTAVGFRHAERLHHREWHCRARRGD, from the coding sequence ATGCGAGTGAGCCTCAGCTACCCAACCATCGTGCTCTGGTTCGCCGTATACGCGATGCCGGCGTCGGGTGCTGCCCAAGACACGTTGCAGAACCCGCGGCGCGCTGAGGCCGAACGTACCTTCGCCACCGTGTGCGCCGAGTGTCACAGCGAGTCACAGAGCGGCCGCACGCCGAGTCGCTTTTCCATGAGCGGATTGTCGCCGCGCGCCATTGTCGACGCGCTCGAAAACGGACCCATGAAATCACAGGGCGAATCGTTGACGCGCGATCAACGCGTGGCGGTCGCGGAGTACATCTCGGGTCGCCCCTACGCGCGCGCCGAGCTCCCCGCACAAGCCTGGTGCGCGCAGCGGGGACCGGCGACGCTCAACCTGAAAGCGATAGCGTGGATGGGGTTTGGCGGTGGACTGGCCGGCACCGGTTTTCAGAGTACCGCGCGCGCCGGACTGACTGCTGCCGATGTGCCGAACCTCACGCTGGCGTGGGCGTTCGCCTTTCCTGATGCCGTGAACGTGCGCACCAAACCCACGGTTGTGGGTGATGTGATGCTGGTTGGTGGTTCGTTTGGCGAAGTGTATGCGCTGGATGCACAAAAGGGCTGTGTGCGCTGGAGCTACGAGGCCGACGCCGGTGTGCGTGGCGCGATTCTGGTGGGCGCCGGCAAGAGCGATCGCGCCATAGCCTACTTCGTGGACTTTCGCACCAATGCCTACGCGCTTGATGTGGCCGCAGGCACGCTGCTCTGGAAAACACGTGTGGGCCGTCATCCGGAAGCGAATACCACCGGCACCGCCGTGCTGCACGCTGGACAACTCATCGTCCCTATTTCCAGCATGGAAGTCGTGACGGCCGGCAATCCCGCGTACGAGTGCTGCACGTCATCAGGCGCGGTAGCGTCTCTCAACGCGGCCACGGGCGCGGTGACATGGTACTATCGTGTGACGGCGGACTCGGCGCGTGAGGTGGGCAAGAATGCGGCGGGTACGGCGATGTTTGCCCCATCAGGCGCCCCCGTGTGGGCCAGTCCCACGGTGGATGCGAAACGGGGACTCGTGTACGTGGGCACCGGAGAGAATTACACGCGTCCGACCACGGCTACCAGCGATGCGATTCTCGCCTTGCGTCTGGATAACGGCGCGCTGGCGTGGTCGTTCCAGGCCAGTCGCGACGATGCGTTCACGATGGCGTGTTCAGGACTTCGCAATCGCGAGAACTGTCCCAGTCCGCCAGGCCCCGATCATGACTTCGGTATGTCGCCCATTCTCGCGACCCGCGCCGATGGCAAGGAAATTCTCGTGGTGGGTCAGAAGTCGGGCGTGGTGTTTGCACTCGACCCGGATGCCAAGGGTGCACCACTCTGGTCCACGCGTGTTGGCAAGGGCAGTGCGCTGGGCGGTATTCACTGGGGCATGGCCACCGACAGTCGGTACGTGTACGCCGCAAATGCCGATCGTGCATCAGCTGTTGTGGTCAAGGACACGGTATCGCTTGCGCCGTCACCGGGGCTCTACGCACTTGATCTGGTCACGGGGAAATCGGTGTGGGCGCGCGTAACTGCCTGCAGCCTGCATAGATCGTCGCGGTTGTTTTGCGGCGAATTCGGCCGCGCCCACGGTGATTCCCGGTGCGGTCTTCGCGGGTGGTCTCGACGGCCATATCCGCGCGCATGCAACCGCCGACGGTCGACTGCTGTGGGATTTCGACACGCTGAAAGACTTCACCACCGTGAATGGCATTGCCGGGCGCGGCGGGGCGATTGA
- a CDS encoding RNA polymerase sigma factor, producing the protein MPVPAATVDDVALLRRTASGDTTAFDAIVEAHQSAVGRFLTSLGVADLDDALQETFIAAWRSAGTYQGTGSVRSWLLSIARNVHRHGARRRVNEPATFVSLDVLAERAGWGCDPAESRRVDLSMARDVLEHALAILPDEEREILVLRELEELSGEETAQLLQISLAAMKSRLHRARLHLAAVVRRLDQPHSVTGGADVSH; encoded by the coding sequence GTGCCGGTTCCGGCGGCCACGGTCGACGACGTTGCGCTGCTGCGTCGCACGGCGTCGGGTGATACGACGGCATTCGACGCCATTGTGGAGGCGCATCAGTCGGCCGTCGGCCGGTTCCTGACGTCGCTCGGGGTCGCCGATCTGGATGACGCGTTGCAGGAGACGTTCATCGCGGCGTGGCGGAGCGCGGGCACGTATCAAGGGACCGGTTCCGTGCGCAGCTGGCTGCTGTCGATCGCGCGTAACGTGCACCGGCATGGCGCACGCCGACGCGTGAATGAACCGGCGACATTCGTCTCGCTGGACGTGCTGGCCGAACGCGCCGGGTGGGGGTGTGACCCGGCCGAATCTCGACGGGTCGATCTCTCGATGGCGCGGGACGTGCTTGAACATGCGCTGGCGATATTGCCCGATGAGGAACGGGAAATCCTGGTACTCAGGGAGCTCGAGGAGCTTTCGGGAGAGGAGACGGCACAGCTGCTGCAGATTTCCCTGGCGGCGATGAAGAGTCGCCTGCATCGAGCGCGCCTGCATCTGGCCGCGGTGGTCCGTCGGCTGGACCAACCACATTCAGTAACCGGGGGGGCGGATGTCAGCCACTGA
- a CDS encoding cytochrome c → MSIHLSPLGTRRIALGVLCVCAPVVLLGLAPVVGDGVYTKEQADRGRVLYDGTCADCHGAKLEGGTSTPLAGSEFMASWGKPALTLDDFFYIVRKTMPKDKPGSLTREAYTDVVAFILQQNDFPPGEKELSADPELMKAVRFVSPAPPAPRTAARFDPRTPR, encoded by the coding sequence ATGAGCATCCACCTCTCCCCCCTCGGCACGCGGCGAATTGCGCTGGGTGTGCTGTGCGTGTGCGCTCCCGTGGTGTTGCTGGGTCTGGCACCCGTGGTCGGTGACGGCGTGTACACCAAAGAGCAAGCCGACCGCGGTCGGGTGCTGTACGACGGCACATGTGCCGATTGCCACGGAGCCAAACTGGAGGGCGGAACATCCACGCCGCTTGCCGGAAGCGAGTTCATGGCCAGCTGGGGCAAGCCCGCGCTCACACTCGACGATTTCTTCTACATCGTGCGGAAGACCATGCCCAAGGACAAACCGGGCAGCCTCACGCGTGAAGCCTACACCGATGTCGTGGCCTTCATTCTCCAGCAGAACGATTTCCCGCCCGGAGAGAAAGAGTTGAGCGCCGATCCTGAGCTCATGAAGGCGGTGCGGTTTGTCAGTCCAGCGCCTCCCGCTCCTCGAACAGCCGCTCGATTCGATCCCCGCACGCCGAGGTAG
- a CDS encoding PQQ-binding-like beta-propeller repeat protein, producing MSRSRYRRAACLALALVVGGAPRAPQAQGTPRGTSPTQAQLLAAATDTTNWLYATHDYSGARYAAIKQITPANAARLAPVCAFQVGDVSTLQTNPIVVDGVMILTTSRVTMAIDARSCKPKWRHTWKPRAAANWPQNRGVAVKDGLAVRGTSDGYLVALDLGTGKEAWVKQIANADIGETLTMPPMIYDDLVIIGPAGSENAIGGWIGGFRLATGDSVWRFRVIPPKGQPGSETWKVPAGTVVGGGAVWTAMSLDVKTGLVFAATTNPAPDFAGGVREGDNLYTNSIVALNARTGRVAWYRQLVPHDTHDWDVTQAGPLYEATIAGKTRSLMATAGKDGMLRVLDRDSHAVLFATPVTTRENADTPVTTKDTHACPGVLGGVEWSGPSYNPITKMLYTPAVDWCGTFKADDEPRHVPGKNYLGGDFTFDSPTAGRGWLTAVDAVTGAVRWKYHSPRPMVGAVTSTAGGVVMTGELTGDFVVFNATTGKEVYRFNTGGSIGGGVATYSLGGTQYVAVASGSPSSFWTDENPGAPTIFVFALKP from the coding sequence ATGAGCCGTTCGCGTTACCGTCGCGCCGCATGTCTGGCACTTGCACTCGTTGTCGGCGGTGCGCCGCGTGCGCCTCAGGCACAGGGGACGCCGCGCGGCACGTCGCCCACGCAGGCGCAGTTGCTCGCCGCCGCCACCGACACCACCAACTGGCTGTATGCCACGCACGATTATTCGGGCGCGCGCTACGCCGCGATCAAACAGATCACGCCGGCCAATGCCGCGCGATTGGCGCCAGTCTGTGCGTTTCAGGTGGGTGACGTCAGCACGTTACAGACAAATCCCATTGTCGTGGACGGGGTGATGATTCTGACCACGTCGCGCGTGACAATGGCCATCGATGCGCGCAGCTGCAAGCCCAAATGGCGCCACACCTGGAAACCGCGCGCGGCGGCCAACTGGCCACAGAATCGCGGCGTGGCGGTGAAAGACGGACTCGCTGTGCGCGGCACCTCGGATGGCTACCTCGTGGCGCTGGATCTCGGCACCGGCAAGGAAGCCTGGGTGAAACAAATCGCGAACGCGGATATTGGAGAGACGCTGACCATGCCACCGATGATCTACGATGACCTCGTGATCATCGGGCCGGCTGGATCGGAAAACGCCATTGGCGGGTGGATTGGCGGATTTCGACTGGCCACCGGTGATTCCGTGTGGCGCTTTCGCGTGATTCCGCCCAAGGGGCAGCCGGGTTCTGAAACGTGGAAGGTGCCAGCAGGCACCGTGGTGGGCGGCGGCGCGGTGTGGACCGCGATGTCGCTGGACGTGAAGACCGGATTGGTGTTCGCCGCCACTACCAACCCTGCGCCGGATTTTGCGGGCGGCGTACGCGAGGGAGACAACCTGTACACCAACAGTATCGTGGCACTCAACGCGCGTACCGGTCGCGTGGCCTGGTATCGACAGCTGGTGCCGCACGACACACATGACTGGGATGTCACACAGGCGGGGCCTTTGTACGAAGCGACGATCGCGGGAAAGACACGATCGCTGATGGCCACCGCAGGGAAAGACGGCATGCTGCGCGTGCTCGATCGTGACTCGCATGCCGTCCTGTTCGCCACGCCGGTCACGACCCGTGAAAATGCAGATACACCGGTCACAACCAAAGACACGCACGCGTGTCCGGGCGTATTGGGCGGCGTGGAATGGAGCGGCCCGTCCTACAACCCCATCACGAAGATGTTGTACACACCGGCGGTGGACTGGTGTGGCACGTTCAAGGCCGATGACGAACCCCGCCATGTGCCCGGCAAGAACTATCTGGGCGGCGACTTCACCTTTGATTCACCAACCGCTGGACGCGGGTGGCTTACCGCCGTTGATGCGGTGACCGGCGCGGTGCGTTGGAAGTATCACTCGCCACGGCCAATGGTCGGCGCCGTCACGTCAACCGCGGGCGGCGTGGTGATGACCGGTGAACTGACGGGCGACTTCGTGGTATTCAACGCCACCACCGGCAAGGAGGTGTATCGCTTCAATACCGGCGGTTCGATTGGTGGTGGCGTGGCCACCTACTCGCTGGGCGGGACGCAGTATGTCGCCGTGGCGTCCGGAAGTCCGTCGTCCTTCTGGACCGACGAGAATCCCGGCGCGCCAACGATTTTCGTGTTCGCGCTGAAACCGTAA